From a single Apium graveolens cultivar Ventura chromosome 2, ASM990537v1, whole genome shotgun sequence genomic region:
- the LOC141706757 gene encoding beta-glucuronosyltransferase GlcAT14B-like, with product MINLGWNPGKVFEIGSLNMDKKWVFPLVITSIVCAFLLVTSVNMGQVSSLHRVNAIFSIFPSRVVANQTKVSFAEEKNGPPPPPPGPSIPRFAYLISGSRGDLEKLWRTLHALYHPLNQYVLHMDLESPPEERLELATRVEKEPIFAKVGNVLMITKANMVTYRGPTMVANTLHACAILLKRSKDWDWFINLSASDYPLVTQDDLLSTFLPLKRDLNFIEHTSQLGWKEGKRAMPLMIDPGLYQSTKSDIFWVSPRRTLPTAFKLFTGSAWMILSHSFVEYLVWGWDNLPRTLLMYYTNFVSSPEGYFQTVICNAPEYVPTVLNHDMHYISWDSPPQQHPQVLSINDSRSMIESGAAFARKFKQDDPVLDQIDRELLGRINGSFTPGGWCSGNPPCSKVGKPKRLKPGPGALRLRGLVDKLILSSKSEGNQCH from the exons ATGATAAATCTCGGATGGAACCCGGGTAAAGTTTTTGAAATTGGGTCGTTAAATATGGACAAGAAATGGGTTTTTCCACTTGTTATAACATCAATTGTGTGCGCTTTTCTTCTTGTAACGTCCGTCAACATGGGTCAAGTTTCTTCTTTACATAGAGTGAATGCAATATTCTCAATTTTTCCTTCGCGAGTTGTTGCAAATCAAACAAAGGTGTCTTTTGCTGAAGAAAAAAATGGACCACCACCTCCTCCTCCTGGTCCTTCTATTCCTCGCTTTGCCTATTTGATTTCTGGATCAAGGGGTGATCTAGAAAAGCTTTGGAGGACTCTTCATGCTCTGTACCATCCTTTGAACCAATATGTGCTACATATGGATCTAGAATCTCCGCCAGAGGAGAGACTTGAGCTGGCTACACGAGTGGAAAAGGAACCGATATTTGCCAAAGTTGGGAATGTACTGATGATTACTAAAGCTAATATGGTTACCTATAGAGGACCCACCATGGTGGCTAATACTCTTCATGCATGTGCCATCCTTCTTAAGAGATCTAAGGACTGGGATTGGTTTATTAACCTTAGTGCTTCTGATTATCCCCTGGTGACTCAAGATG ATCTTCTCTCCACGTTTCTTCCTTTGAAGCGGGATTTGAATTTTATTGAACACACAAGCCAGTTGGGATGGAAGGA GGGTAAAAGGGCAATGCCATTGATGATAGACCCAGGGCTTTACCAATCAACAAAGTCAGACATCTTCTGGGTTAGCCCTCGGAGAACTTTGCCTACGGCCTTTAAGTTGTTTACTG GTTCTGCTTGGATGATCCTCTCACACTCATTTGTAGAGTACCTTGTATGGGGTTGGGATAATCTTCCAAGAACACTGCTTATGTACTACACAAATTTCGTTTCCTCTCCTGAAGGTTACTTTCAAACTGTAATATGCAATGCACCAGAATATGTTCCAACTGTACTTAACCATGACATGCACTATATTTCTTGGGACTCACCGCCACAGCAACATCCTCAAGTTCTGTCCATTAACGATTCTAGAAGTATGATTGAAAGTGGCGCTGCCTTCGCTCGGAAATTTAAGCAGGATGACCCTGTTTTAGATCAAATCGACAGGGAACTTCTGGGTCGAATAAATGGGAGCTTCACACCTGGTGGTTGGTGCTCCGGTAATCCTCCTTGTTCTAAGGTGGGGAAACCAAAAAGGCTCAAACCTGGTCCAGGAGCTCTTAGGCTTCGGGGCCTTGTAGATAAATTAATTTTGTCATCAAAGTCAGAGGGAAACCAGTGTCACTAG